The Micropterus dolomieu isolate WLL.071019.BEF.003 ecotype Adirondacks linkage group LG11, ASM2129224v1, whole genome shotgun sequence genomic interval aagaggctacaatttgcaagagctcaccaaaattggacagttgaagactggaaaaatgttgcctggtctgatNNNNNNNNNNNNNNNNNNNNNNNNNNNNNNNNNNNNNNNNNNNNNNNNNNNNNNNNNNNNNNNNNNNNNNNNNNNNNNNNNNNNNNNNNNNNNNNNNNNNagctgatagaagagcaactttgactgaaataaccactcgttacaaccgacgTATggagcaaagcatttgtgaagccacaacacgcacaaccttgaggcggatgggctacaacagcagatgaccccaccgggtaccactcatctccactacaaataggaaaaagaggctacaatttgcaagagctcaccaaaattggacagttgaagactggaaaaatgttgcctggtctgatgagtctcgatttctgttgagacattcagatggtagagtcagaatttggcgtaaacagaatgagaacatggatccatcatgccttgttaccactgtgcaggctggtggtggtggtgtaatggtgtgggggatgttttcttggcacactttagtgGTGActggccccttagtgccaattgggcatcgtttaaatgccacggcatacctgagcattgtttctgaccatgtccattcctttatggccaccatgtacccatcctctgatggctacttccagcaggataatgcccCATGTCACAAaactcgaatcatttcaaattggtttcttgaacatgacaatgagttcactgtactaaaatggcccccacagtatATCTGGAGACTCCTCACACCAACTCAGAGTCTACTCTGAAGCAGTAAGCAGAGGAGTCTGTCTCTTCCTATGCAGCTTGACAATTTATAGAGGTAACTGTACCCAgagtggtgtgtctgtgtgttcgtGTGATTAGTGATAtggatgtgtgtgcttgtgattGGGTGTGGATGATTGAATCACAATGTatggtatgtgtttgtgtcaacaCAACTTCCTCTTATCTAAGCCTCACAAACTAAGTATTGCAACACAAGTTACATAAGATATACAGAGAGCATCATGTACCCTTCTCATTGTGGTGACGCTGCTGTCTTGTGCCAATTCTGCATTTAAGGACAAAGATGAGGGACGGTGTTTAAAAGACTCTAAAGCCGATTCATTTTATAGAGTTTATTGAGCAACTAGTGAAACTTAAAGTGGAGCAGTGTTActtgacattttaattttaaatgaagtTTTGTCTTTGTCACTTACTGAAACTTGTAGTAGgtttaaagtcacattttagtctttttgttttgctttgttttagtTAAGATTTTGTCAGTGGACCTCTGTTTTAATTGTAGTCTAATTTTagacaaaccatatttggaagttcaacttccttCAACTCCGGCTAcgtctgcgggctgcagctaGATATACTGTACTTGGTTTGGTTAGGTATCATCAGAGGTGCCGCCAGAAGttttgggccccatgacaaaaaaatctaattgggcCCCATACTGCCTTTGCGCAGCTGTTGTTATCCAGCCTATTCTCATGCCAGGCATTATATATAAACACTTGTCAAGCGTATTTATTTCACGCTAAACGTCAATTTTGTGTGTATAGGAGACACATCCAGGCGCGTCTGTATATATACGCCCCTGGGGGTTGCTAGCtagagatgtttgtgtttgaggcGTTCTCAGTCCCTCAAGgcaacttaccctaaccttaaccgtCACAGAAgatagtgcctaaacctaagtcagtatatatgttgttttttagcctcctttgtgttgcaccGCTATAACAAACTGCAGTGTATCATACTCACGCAAAATCGATGTTTTGTGTACAATAGCCACACtttttccaaagcgtgtatgTATGatgcctgagatgagaacaggttgtgtcaccactgtcccatcaaaaacctaacataactctaattaaaggcttgcaactgtcttgcttcttgtagttcaatacTAGTACTAGCCCAGTATTTGCTGCTGGTGATTTATACATGCAGGTCTGCAAACAGCATACAGTTCACTATTTGATGCAAGATTAAAAGCCACCATAAAAAATGTCCTTAAGGCAATCTTTTACAgtctcaatgtatttttattgtaaaattaagAGATAAAATTGtattaacattaatgaaagattaaaaaaaaacttaaatatttaCCAATAAATGACACTAACACTACAGAACATTGACCCAAATTACCTACAGTTCTGTATCACCACCACACTGttgctcaccttcttcactgggacagggaggctacagttacagggagactgggctgctgctgactcatctgttgtcAGTCTGCTAAAAGGGGGAGGGACAATGATTcaatatgaatatcttgctaaCCGTTTCCCTGTACtaattaaatgttgatgaaatgtaggctaaaaCTAGTCTGTAGCCAGATATGTTATTTCACTATGGACATTAAGCCTACAGGTTAAtaccactcacagactaaaggctacccacctttcttggtgaaaaactgggttacagaTTGACatcttttcctttgtctttcctctctctcttttcattctttccttttttgaaaaccagagtttggtttactaggcaacattcacagcgaaactcaggcagcttcgtcagaccaaggaggaggccttcagaagtggggacagagtcttgtacaaccaggccaggaacacaatgactaaagaggtcaaagctgcaaagaggtgctatgctgaaaagctaaataacagctttgcagccaacgaccctgcctCAATGTGGAGAAGCCTacagacactcacaaactacaagagaccatcccccaacactgctggtactcaacgactggcagacgagctgaatggtttctactgtaggtttgaaaagcccagagtcacacctctgagccacctcttccaaaggcagaagatcaggaaggctcctggacctgacggtgtctcaccatcttcactcagattttcaacaaatcactggagctgtgtgaagttccctcctgcttcaaacgctccacagtcatcccggtgccaaaaaaaccctccatctctgaactaaatgactacaggcccgtcgccctgacatctgtagtcatgaagtcctttgaaagactggtgttggcccacctgaaggacattacaggccccctgctggaccccctgcagtttgcctacagggctaacaggtcagtggatgatgctgtcaacttgggtctgcatcacatcctgcaacacctccactctccagggacatatgctgAGATCTTGTTTGTGGACTTCAACTTTcaggcgttcaacaccatcatcccggacatcccctgcaccaaactcacccagctcactgtgccagcctccacctgtcagtggatcacagacttcctgactgacaggagtcagcaggtgaggctggggaacatcacatccagcacccggactatcagcactggcgccccccaggggtgtgtgctctccccactgctcttctccctctacaccaacgactgcacctcaagggacccatctgtcaaactcctgaagttcactgacgacacaacggtcatcggcctcatctgggacggtgacgagtcggcctacagacgggaggttgatcagctggctctctggtgcggtcagaacaacctggagcttaacacgctcaaaactgtggagatgaccgtggacttcaggaggagcccccccaaaCTTTGCCCCCCATCACcgtactcaacagccctgtgtctgctgtggaatccttccggtttctgggttccactatatcccaggacctaaagtgggagcccaacactgacaccattatcaagaaggcccagcaaaggacgtacttcctgcgtcagctcaggaagctcaacctgcctaaggagctgctgatccagttctacacagctatcatccagtctgtcctctgcacctccatcactgtctggtttggatctgccaccaaaaaggacagggacagactacaacgtacagtcaggactgcagaaaaaataatcggtgccaacctgcgctccattcaggacttatacatttccagagtttCCAGagggaaacatcactgcagatccatctcaccccggacacaacacGCATCTACTGACTGCAACTAAACACATCACTGATCAGTTTGCTGaggcaggaccaaaccatttcatgcagatacagtGGGGTGGTCAGtagtttactttttggtcaacggggatatttaacttttactgccaaaaacaagtaaaaacaaagagatcatttattttattattatatttgaaatatatatatatactcaatgatgatggtttatataacGTAGCCTATAATAGTATTGTATATTAGTTGTACTTATTTTTTGGGGCCCCTGTCAGTCAAGGGCCCTTGGAATTGCCCTAACTTTTCCCCCATATACGGCGTCCCTGGGTATCATTTTTCTGAGAAAGGAAACATCAAGTACGTCCGAGATGACTGACTTTCACCAACTTGATAGTCAAACATGAACTGCAGGCGACGGGGTACAAAAACAGCGCCATCAAGTCGAACACATTCCACCTGCGTGAGCTTACAACAATGACTGATCTTgcggcatttgcaaagaaacatGCTGCGAGAACTGTAACGGTGggagacagaacggacccaaacgcaacgctgagggtgaaaaagaggtttattgaggaaaaaacAGGCTCGAGGCGAGGGCAggtggaaggagggggagaggcagaCGAGGACTCGGGGAACCGAGAAGCTGGAGGAACGGAGGGCACAAGGCTGGAGGCTAGGGGGGAGGCTGGCAGACGGGTAGNNNNNNNNNNNNNNNNNNNNNNNNNNNNNNNNNNNNNNNNNNNNNNNNNNNNNNNNNNNNNNNNNNNNNNNNNNNNNNNNNNNNNNNNNNNNNNNNNNNNCGGGGAACCGAGAAGCTGGAGGAACGGAGGGCACAAGGCTGGAGGCTAGGGGGGAGGCTGGCAGACGGGTAGGTGAGGACACGGAGACGGGGGGCCAGGCGGGGTGCGAGTGGAGAAGCCGGGGGGGGGGTGTCGTGGAGGcggcgagaggaggaggcaggcgagcgagcccggctggccgagctgggaggcagaggtgagtgaacctggcggggaaaaacacagagacagggttAGTAGGCAAGAGGACAAGAGGCAAAAGGAGTATAAGAAATAAAGCCAGAACGAAGCGGCGACACCAGGTCAAGAGCTGCGACGATCGAGCGAGGGTGGAGTGGAAAGCCGGGGTTGATATACTGGCagtgatgaggctgatggctggcaggtgcggcggCCGGGGATGGAGGTaaacgaggtgcaggtgtgggtagccagccgggctccggagcagggagggagagagcacacacacagagagagagaggaggcacagGGGAAACCAGAAtgtgagggaaaggagaaacaggacactcaccgacagccgggctgccaccgcgACAGAGAACagtcaaaagaaagaaaagcaactGTTGAGTCCAGCATGCACACGTTAAttcagcgctgcgcagcgcctCATGAAGTCAAGTAGTAATGATCATAGCCTATTTGAACAAAAGAGGGCGCCACAGAGTCCTTGTCCCCACTAAATAACGTTTGTGAGGTGGTAAGACATGACAATAACTGGAACATCAGTTGAAAATCAGAAATAGGCCTACTAAAGATTTGTTGAAACAGTTTAGTTCTGACTGCTCATTCAAACCTGCATTCAGGACAAACTTTCATCTTTAGGTTACTAAGAAAATACTTTTTGGGCCCTGTAGGTTTTGGTGGCTCTTATCAAGATCAACCTACTAAAATATAAAGGACACTTTATTACTAGTGACTGACAGCTTTGTCCATGTACAGATTTTTCAACTGGGTTTGGTAATTCCACTTATAAAAACGTAACTATGCACATTAATAATGGCACCTGCAGGGATTAATATTCTGCACTTAATTAGCTGGAATTGCACAGAACATTTTGTATCCGTCTtcccggggggctgtgggcgagagcgccgtcttgcgtcccaggttggttgagggaAATCCCATGAAGAgacgctctgcttctggctgtggcGGTAGGTGCTGGACGAAGGCTGCGTCCGCTGTTCCTGAGCTGTCGCGGTCCTGGAGtcggcgggggagatatcgctcaaacgcctctccctgagttttggcgtgctggaacctgttgacgacagcatccactgcttcgccaaacaggccagaaggcgagaggggcgcatccaggagaaaagccctctccttcccctggatgcccaaTAGgctgagccacagatggcgctccgtagccaccaaagccgccttggatcggccgatggaacgggccgtttccttggtcacacggagagccaagtccgtcgctctacggagctccgtcaggtcctcctcagagggacctctcCCCCTACGTCAAagtcccgaaggagatcggcctggtatgcctgcaagacagccatcgtgtgcaggctggcaccagctcgacccactgccatgtaggccttgcccaccaaatcagacatcatccgacacggcttggtggggagcgccggcgtccggagggatgaggcgaggttgggagagaggtagctagccagtgcctcctccacttgcggcatcgctccgtagccgtgCTATCTGATCTCTGTCACGTTGCCTtagtccagccggg includes:
- the LOC123979421 gene encoding SH3 domain-containing protein C23A1.17-like, translated to MENDFGEIERHQPSPGYEELLEVVTVLFLLSLTFWFPLCLLSLSVCVLSPSLLRSPAGYPHLHLVYLHPRPPHLPAISLITASISTPAFHSTLARSSQLLTWFTHLCLPARPAGLARLPPPLAASTTPPPRLLHSHPAWPPVSVSSPTRLPASPLASSLVPSVPPASRFPESSSASPPPSTCPRLEPVFSSINLFFTLSVAFGSVLSPTASYLVKGQDSDPPTSKIQYTRDFLLGFNNSTNTRPPSDLVFPNLEELDQGSGKRGCAGIT